The DNA sequence CTTACTTTTCCTCACGCAATGGCTAGAGTATTGCTAGTTGAGCAACTCTATCGAGCTTGGACTATCCTCCAAGGCCACCCTTACCATCGTGAGTGATTCCTTGCGTTCATTTATTTACCTTGCTTCGCAAAGCCCTCGTCGTCAAGAGCTCTTAAAGCAAATTGGTGTTCGCTTTGAAATGCTTTTACCTAGTGCCGATGAGGATAGTGAAAGTATTGAAACGCCCCTTCCCTATGAAAAAGCTCGTGTATATGTTGAAAGAGTTACCTTGGCAAAAAGTGCGGCGGCACTCTCTCGTTGGCGAAAAAGTAATTTACCTTGGGCTCCGATTCTTTGTGCGGATACTACGGTTAGCCTGCCCAACAGCCCTGATGGTGAAATCTTGGGAAAGCCAAGTAATGCGGCAGATGCTGCACGAATTCTCAATATGCTCAGCGGCAAAGTGCATGAGGTGTTAACAGCGGTGGCTATTGCAATAGATCCCACACAAAAACCCACAGCGCTAGTTCAAGTATCACAAGTACAGTTTGCAGATCTATCGCCAGAGCAGATTAAGTCCTATATCGCTAGTGGTGAGCCCTTTGGTAAGGCCGGGGCCTATGGCATTCAGGGCCTTGGGGGTACTTTTATTCCCTCTATCCAGGGCAGCTATAGCGGTATCATGGGCTTACCTCTTTATGAAACCCAACAATTACTAAAAATTGCCGGCCTGACTCGCGTATGAACGAAGAAATACTGATCAATATCACTCCGCAAGAAACGCGAGTTGCTTTAATTCAGCAAGGAGCGGTTCAGGAGCTACAAATTGAGCGCACTCGCCAACGCGGCATTGTGGGCAACATTTATCTAGCTAAAGTAGTACGGGTTTTACCAGGCATGCAATCGGCGTTTATCGAAATTGGTTTAGAGCGTACTGCTTTTATGCATGTAGCAGACATCACCCAAAATAATCCTCAAGCCCAAATCGAAAAGTTACTGTTTGAAGGTCAAACACTTTTAGTACAAGTACTCAAAGATCCTTTAGGCACAAAAGGCGCTCGCCTCACAACTCAATTGAGTATTGCAGGGCGCAATTTGGTTTACCTTCCTCCCGCAGGCAGCGATACCGCCACCGAAAAATATATTGGCGTCTCCCAGCGAATCGATCAACCTGAGGAGCGCGAAGCCATCAAGACTCGCCTCGCCAGCTTGATGGCCGCCGATGAAAAAGGTGGGATTATTGTTCGCACAAGCGCTCAGGATGCCTCGGACACTGAACTGCAGCACGACATGCTTTACCTGCGCACCACCTGGGACAATATCCATGCGGCCATGAAACACAATCCCGCGCCCACACTGCTTTATCAAGACCTCAGTCTGGCTGAGCGAGTATTACGGGATGTTGCCGGAGAGGAAAC is a window from the Polynucleobacter sp. MWH-Aus1W21 genome containing:
- a CDS encoding nucleoside triphosphate pyrophosphatase, which translates into the protein MRSFIYLASQSPRRQELLKQIGVRFEMLLPSADEDSESIETPLPYEKARVYVERVTLAKSAAALSRWRKSNLPWAPILCADTTVSLPNSPDGEILGKPSNAADAARILNMLSGKVHEVLTAVAIAIDPTQKPTALVQVSQVQFADLSPEQIKSYIASGEPFGKAGAYGIQGLGGTFIPSIQGSYSGIMGLPLYETQQLLKIAGLTRV